From Micromonospora echinospora, one genomic window encodes:
- a CDS encoding cobalt-precorrin-6A reductase — protein MTVDDNPGPTGTDRREARRVPRWRLLILGGTAEARALAAAVTARPDVAVASSLAGRVAEPRLPVGEVRIGGFGGAAGLAAWLDEHRIDAVVDATHPYAARMRVSGIEAAATAGVPHLRLERPGWTAQPGDRWHRVPDLPGAVAALPALGRRVLLTTGRQSLAAFAPLADLWFLARVVDAPDEPVPAHVRLLRSRGPYTVDGETDLIREHRIDVVVTKDSGGALTEAKLTAARRLGLPVLMIDRPAPARPPATVTTVDDAVRWLDRHLPAG, from the coding sequence ATGACCGTCGACGACAATCCCGGACCGACGGGTACCGACCGCCGTGAAGCGCGCCGCGTCCCGAGATGGCGGCTGCTGATCCTCGGCGGGACGGCCGAGGCCCGCGCCCTCGCGGCGGCGGTCACCGCCCGGCCGGACGTCGCGGTCGCCTCCTCGCTGGCCGGACGGGTGGCCGAGCCCCGGCTGCCGGTCGGTGAGGTGCGCATCGGTGGTTTCGGCGGCGCGGCCGGCCTGGCCGCCTGGCTGGACGAGCACCGGATCGACGCGGTGGTCGACGCCACCCACCCGTACGCGGCGCGGATGCGGGTCTCCGGCATCGAGGCCGCCGCCACGGCGGGCGTGCCACACCTGCGCCTGGAGCGTCCGGGCTGGACGGCGCAGCCGGGCGACCGCTGGCACCGGGTGCCCGACCTGCCCGGCGCGGTGGCCGCGTTGCCGGCGCTGGGGCGGCGGGTGCTGCTGACCACCGGCCGGCAGAGCCTGGCCGCGTTCGCTCCCCTGGCGGACCTGTGGTTCCTCGCCCGGGTGGTGGACGCCCCGGACGAGCCGGTGCCGGCGCACGTACGGCTGCTGCGCAGTCGAGGCCCCTACACCGTGGACGGGGAGACCGATCTGATCCGCGAGCACCGCATCGACGTAGTGGTCACCAAGGACAGCGGCGGTGCGCTCACCGAGGCGAAGCTGACCGCCGCCCGTCGGCTCGGCCTGCCGGTGCTGATGATCGACCGGCCGGCACCGGCCCGCCCGCCCGCGACGGTCACCACGGTCGACGACGCGGTGCGCTGGCTGGACCGGCACCTGCCGGCGGGGTGA
- a CDS encoding GNAT family N-acetyltransferase, which produces MVDTRVLGVGDWRLWRELRLAALAEAGYAFGAQLADWQGDGDRQERWRGRLAIPGSYNVVAVLDGRPAGMASGVPTGHDGIVELISMYVAPAGRGRGVGDHLVRAVEQWARLVGARTLRLAVVEGNEHAWALYQRHGFRNTGELGDLMPDGVRREHVMTKSLVG; this is translated from the coding sequence ATGGTCGATACCCGTGTGCTCGGCGTGGGCGATTGGCGGCTGTGGCGGGAGCTGCGGCTCGCGGCGCTGGCGGAGGCCGGGTACGCCTTCGGCGCTCAACTGGCGGACTGGCAGGGCGACGGCGACCGTCAGGAACGCTGGCGCGGGCGACTGGCCATCCCCGGCTCGTACAACGTTGTGGCCGTGCTCGACGGGCGACCCGCCGGGATGGCCAGCGGGGTGCCGACCGGCCACGACGGGATCGTCGAGCTGATCTCGATGTACGTGGCGCCTGCGGGACGTGGCCGAGGCGTGGGCGACCACCTCGTGCGGGCGGTCGAGCAGTGGGCCCGGCTGGTGGGCGCGCGGACGCTGCGGCTGGCCGTGGTGGAGGGCAACGAGCACGCCTGGGCCCTCTACCAGCGGCACGGCTTCCGTAACACGGGTGAACTCGGTGACCTCATGCCCGACGGCGTGCGCCGTGAGCACGTCATGACCAAGAGCCTTGTGGGTTAG
- a CDS encoding tyrosine-type recombinase/integrase encodes MAKTAGISVTMSPHVLRHTCATLSRDAGARLEDIQDQLGHADVRTTRRYDHGGARLDRSPAYTLAGYLTG; translated from the coding sequence CTGGCGAAGACCGCCGGGATCTCGGTCACCATGAGCCCGCACGTGCTGCGGCACACCTGCGCGACCCTCTCCCGCGACGCCGGAGCCCGCCTGGAGGACATCCAGGACCAGCTCGGTCACGCCGATGTCCGCACCACCCGCCGCTACGACCACGGCGGTGCCCGCCTCGACCGGTCCCCGGCCTACACCCTCGCCGGCTACCTCACCGGTTGA
- a CDS encoding pyridoxamine 5'-phosphate oxidase family protein, with the protein MRETSEDLQELQALLDASLSRSTSHLRSIIKAESTLTAEQLTQVLTGMRTLALSTVTAKGEPRISGADGHFLHGKWHFGTARNAAKARHLAARPAVSAAHMRGEDLGVFTHGKVEILNPQDGEPAADWPDLLAYLKDFYGDGDDFFDWENDVVYYRLHPHWMTVYAPDIAKLTAASQS; encoded by the coding sequence ATGCGCGAAACTTCAGAAGACCTCCAAGAGCTTCAGGCCCTCCTTGACGCCTCCCTCTCCCGCTCCACCTCGCACCTCCGCTCGATCATCAAGGCTGAAAGCACACTGACCGCGGAGCAGCTCACCCAGGTCCTCACCGGCATGCGTACCCTCGCCCTGTCCACCGTGACGGCGAAGGGCGAGCCACGGATCAGCGGTGCGGACGGGCACTTCCTGCACGGGAAGTGGCACTTTGGCACGGCGCGCAACGCCGCCAAGGCGCGCCATCTCGCGGCGCGGCCCGCCGTCAGCGCCGCGCATATGCGCGGTGAGGACCTAGGCGTGTTCACGCACGGCAAGGTGGAGATCCTCAACCCCCAGGACGGCGAGCCGGCCGCGGACTGGCCCGACCTGCTCGCGTACCTCAAGGACTTCTACGGCGACGGCGACGACTTCTTCGACTGGGAAAACGACGTGGTCTACTACCGGCTACATCCGCACTGGATGACCGTCTACGCCCCCGACATCGCAAAGCTCACTGCGGCGTCCCAGTCCTGA
- a CDS encoding MMPL family transporter produces MRRPSPDPQHGPHRDQPRDERSGVGGGGGVAEIIAIGLAAVILVVAFGSLVAAGLPLVTALVGVAVSMMSILAVSNAFGLSATTGTMAMMLGLAVGIDYALFVVSRSREERTRGLSGVDAVSLAAGTAGSAVAFAGLTVVIALAGMAVIGMPMLTKIGLAAVAAVVVAVLVALTLVPAVLGFVPDKVLSRSARRGEVATTSEKPPARLVLRHPIKVLALGVVLLGGLAIPAASLQLGMPGDESRPTSTTQRRRGPGGR; encoded by the coding sequence CTGCGGCGTCCCAGTCCTGATCCGCAGCACGGGCCGCATCGGGACCAGCCACGTGATGAGAGATCTGGTGTCGGCGGGGGTGGGGGTGTCGCTGAGATCATCGCCATCGGGCTGGCTGCGGTGATCCTGGTGGTCGCCTTCGGGTCCTTGGTCGCCGCGGGTCTGCCACTGGTGACCGCACTGGTCGGGGTGGCGGTGAGCATGATGTCGATCCTGGCGGTCAGCAATGCGTTCGGCCTGTCGGCGACCACCGGCACCATGGCGATGATGTTGGGTCTTGCCGTAGGAATCGACTACGCCCTGTTCGTGGTCTCCCGATCCCGCGAGGAACGTACCCGCGGCCTTTCCGGGGTCGACGCGGTTTCCCTGGCGGCGGGCACCGCTGGCTCCGCCGTGGCCTTCGCCGGTCTGACCGTGGTGATCGCGCTCGCCGGAATGGCGGTGATCGGTATGCCGATGCTGACCAAGATAGGGCTGGCCGCTGTCGCGGCAGTGGTGGTGGCCGTCCTGGTCGCGCTGACTCTGGTGCCGGCTGTCCTGGGCTTTGTGCCCGACAAGGTGCTGTCCCGTTCCGCTCGCCGCGGTGAAGTGGCCACCACCAGCGAGAAGCCCCCGGCGCGGCTGGTGCTTCGCCACCCGATCAAGGTCCTGGCCCTGGGTGTGGTACTGCTCGGCGGGCTCGCGATCCCTGCTGCGTCGTTGCAACTGGGCATGCCAGGGGACGAGTCCAGGCCGACCTCGACCACCCAGCGCCGGCGCGGCCCGGGTGGTCGCTGA
- a CDS encoding precorrin-2 C(20)-methyltransferase has protein sequence MSTTGKLYGVGVGPGDPELLTVKAARLIAEADVVAYYSARHGRSIARSIAEGLLREHHVEEPLVYPVTTEDTDEPGGYEGVIRQFYDDSAERLAVHLAAGRTVVVLCAGDPMFYGSYMYLHERLAHRFPAEVVPGVTSVSAASAVLGRPLVERDEVLTILPGTLPAEELSRRLADTDAAAVLKLGRTFDNVRAALDDAGRLPETWYVERATSSRSRHAPLADVPADEVPYFSLAMLPSPTSAAARDDLPAPAPTTGRGEVTVIGLGPAGPRWLTPEVARALREAEHLVGYGPYVDRVPVRPGQQRHTSGNQVETERAAHALELALDGARVVVVSSGDPGVFAMASAVYEVATGQPRFAGVPVRVLPGLTAAQAAASRIGAPLGHDFAVMSLSDRLKPWPVIESRLAAASAADLVLALYNPASASRRWQVGAAKDVLLRHRDPKTPVVVARDVGRPGEQITVVSLGDLDPETVDMKCLLIIGSSTTQVSTRGDDSVVVWTPRTYPA, from the coding sequence GTGTCCACAACCGGAAAGCTCTACGGCGTCGGTGTCGGTCCCGGTGACCCCGAGCTGCTCACCGTCAAGGCCGCCCGGCTGATCGCCGAGGCCGACGTGGTCGCCTACTACTCCGCCCGGCACGGCCGCAGCATCGCCCGCTCGATCGCCGAGGGCCTGCTGCGCGAGCACCACGTGGAGGAACCGCTGGTCTACCCGGTGACCACCGAGGACACCGACGAACCGGGCGGCTACGAGGGCGTCATCCGGCAGTTCTACGACGACAGCGCCGAACGGCTCGCCGTCCATCTCGCCGCCGGGCGCACCGTCGTGGTCCTCTGCGCCGGTGACCCGATGTTCTACGGCTCCTACATGTACCTGCACGAGCGCCTCGCCCACCGGTTCCCGGCGGAGGTGGTGCCGGGCGTGACCTCGGTCAGCGCCGCGTCGGCCGTCCTCGGCCGGCCCCTGGTGGAACGGGACGAGGTGCTGACCATCCTGCCGGGCACCCTGCCCGCCGAGGAGCTGTCCCGCCGCCTCGCCGACACCGACGCCGCCGCCGTGCTCAAGCTCGGCCGGACCTTCGACAACGTCCGCGCCGCCCTCGACGACGCCGGCCGCCTGCCGGAGACCTGGTACGTCGAGCGGGCCACCTCGTCCCGGAGCCGGCACGCCCCGCTGGCGGACGTCCCCGCCGACGAGGTGCCGTACTTCTCGCTGGCGATGCTGCCCAGCCCCACCAGCGCGGCGGCCCGCGACGACCTGCCCGCCCCGGCCCCGACCACCGGCCGGGGCGAGGTCACCGTGATCGGCCTCGGCCCGGCCGGACCCCGCTGGCTCACCCCGGAGGTGGCCCGGGCGCTGCGCGAGGCCGAGCACCTCGTCGGCTACGGCCCGTACGTCGACCGGGTGCCGGTCCGTCCCGGGCAGCAGCGGCACACCTCCGGCAACCAGGTGGAGACCGAACGGGCCGCCCACGCCCTCGAACTGGCGCTCGACGGCGCCCGGGTGGTGGTCGTCTCCTCCGGTGACCCGGGGGTGTTCGCGATGGCCAGCGCCGTCTACGAGGTGGCCACCGGCCAGCCCCGGTTCGCCGGGGTGCCGGTGCGGGTCCTGCCCGGACTCACCGCCGCCCAGGCCGCCGCGAGCCGCATCGGCGCGCCGCTCGGGCACGACTTCGCGGTGATGTCCCTCTCCGACCGGCTGAAGCCGTGGCCGGTCATCGAGTCCCGCCTCGCCGCCGCCTCGGCGGCGGACCTGGTGCTCGCCCTCTACAACCCGGCCTCGGCGAGTCGCCGCTGGCAGGTGGGCGCGGCCAAGGACGTCCTGCTGCGCCACCGCGACCCGAAGACCCCGGTGGTCGTCGCGCGGGACGTGGGCCGTCCGGGGGAGCAGATCACCGTGGTGTCGTTGGGCGACCTCGACCCGGAGACGGTCGACATGAAGTGCCTGTTGATCATCGGCTCGTCCACCACCCAGGTCAGCACCCGGGGGGACGACTCGGTGGTGGTCTGGACGCCCCGCACCTACCCGGCCTGA
- a CDS encoding precorrin-8X methylmutase, producing the protein MSYDYVREGAEIYRRSFATIRAEADLSRLPADVAQVVVRMIHACGMVDLVDDVEAHPDVVSAGRAALAAGAPILCDAAMVAAGVTRARLPVDNEVVCTLRDPAVPDLARRLDTTRSAAAMELWRDRLDGAVVAIGNAPTALFRLLEMIDEGAGRPAAIVGVPVGFIGAVESKQALAAHPAGIPYLVVHGRRGGSAVTAAAVNGIANEVE; encoded by the coding sequence GTGAGCTACGACTACGTCCGCGAGGGCGCCGAGATCTACCGGCGCTCCTTCGCCACCATCCGGGCCGAGGCCGACCTGTCCCGGCTGCCCGCTGACGTCGCCCAGGTCGTCGTCCGGATGATCCACGCCTGCGGCATGGTCGACCTCGTCGACGACGTGGAGGCCCACCCGGACGTGGTCTCCGCCGGCCGGGCCGCCCTGGCGGCCGGCGCGCCGATCCTCTGCGACGCGGCCATGGTCGCCGCCGGGGTCACCCGCGCCCGGCTGCCCGTCGACAACGAGGTGGTCTGCACCCTGCGGGACCCGGCCGTGCCGGACCTGGCCCGACGCCTCGACACCACCCGCAGCGCCGCCGCCATGGAGCTGTGGCGGGACCGGCTCGACGGCGCGGTCGTCGCCATCGGCAACGCCCCGACCGCGCTGTTCCGGCTGCTGGAAATGATCGACGAGGGCGCCGGCCGGCCGGCCGCGATCGTGGGGGTGCCGGTCGGCTTCATCGGCGCCGTCGAGTCCAAACAGGCCCTCGCGGCGCATCCGGCGGGTATCCCGTACCTGGTCGTGCACGGTCGGCGGGGCGGCAGCGCGGTCACCGCCGCGGCTGTCAACGGCATCGCTAACGAGGTGGAGTGA
- a CDS encoding precorrin-3B synthase — protein MPDVSSPSRRPADDRCPGALRAHQAADGALVRVRIPGGRIAPAQLRCLSTAARRDGDGTLELTSRGNVQVRGITDPDGVDRIASALAGVGLLPSATHERVRNIVASPLSGLDAAGRADVRPLVGAVDAALCAAADLAGLSGRFLIALDDGRGDVTGLGADLCWTAGTGALLVGGRDVGLRVTTDVPAALVTAARVFHRLCAGRSGLWRIADLPDAPAAITAALDGPHAAPVTPPHGAPPPVGVHPDGFTVVAAPLGRLTADQADTLATVAADDPALVVTPWRTVVVGSAQPTAVSTLAAAGLVVDPASPWVGVTSCTGRPGCEKSLADVRADATAALAAAAPRSPEALPLHWAGCDRCCGRPAGPVALAVATGSGYRVAGPAGEHHGPIGVRLAQARGAQ, from the coding sequence GTGCCTGATGTCTCCTCCCCGTCCCGTCGTCCCGCCGACGACCGGTGCCCGGGAGCGCTCCGCGCCCACCAGGCCGCCGACGGGGCACTGGTCCGCGTCCGGATTCCCGGCGGCCGGATCGCCCCCGCCCAGCTGCGGTGTCTGTCCACGGCGGCGCGCCGGGACGGTGACGGCACGCTGGAGCTGACGTCCCGGGGCAACGTGCAGGTGCGCGGCATCACCGACCCGGACGGCGTCGACCGGATCGCGTCCGCGCTGGCCGGGGTGGGCCTGCTGCCCAGCGCCACCCACGAGCGGGTCCGCAACATCGTCGCCTCGCCGCTGAGCGGCCTGGACGCCGCCGGCCGCGCCGACGTACGCCCGCTGGTGGGGGCGGTGGACGCCGCGCTCTGTGCCGCCGCCGACCTCGCCGGGCTCAGCGGCCGGTTCCTGATCGCCCTCGACGACGGCCGGGGCGACGTCACCGGTCTCGGCGCGGACCTCTGCTGGACGGCCGGCACCGGCGCGCTGCTGGTCGGCGGCCGGGACGTCGGCCTGCGGGTCACCACCGACGTGCCCGCCGCGCTGGTCACCGCTGCCCGGGTGTTTCACCGGCTCTGCGCCGGACGTAGCGGGTTGTGGCGGATCGCCGACCTGCCGGACGCGCCGGCCGCGATCACCGCCGCGCTGGACGGCCCGCACGCCGCGCCGGTGACGCCACCCCACGGCGCGCCGCCGCCGGTCGGCGTCCACCCCGACGGCTTCACCGTCGTCGCGGCTCCGCTCGGCCGGCTCACCGCCGACCAGGCCGACACGCTCGCCACCGTCGCCGCCGACGACCCCGCGCTGGTGGTGACCCCGTGGCGCACCGTGGTCGTCGGGTCGGCCCAGCCCACGGCGGTGTCCACGCTGGCCGCCGCCGGACTCGTCGTCGACCCGGCCTCGCCGTGGGTCGGGGTGACCTCCTGCACCGGCCGTCCGGGCTGCGAGAAGTCCCTGGCCGACGTCCGGGCCGACGCCACCGCCGCCCTCGCCGCCGCCGCTCCCCGCTCCCCGGAGGCGCTGCCGCTGCACTGGGCCGGCTGCGACCGGTGCTGCGGACGGCCGGCGGGGCCGGTGGCCCTGGCGGTGGCCACCGGCTCGGGATACCGTGTCGCGGGCCCGGCGGGGGAACACCACGGGCCGATCGGCGTCCGACTGGCACAGGCACGGGGAGCACAGTGA
- the cobN gene encoding cobaltochelatase subunit CobN: MSGRDVSILLLSTSDTDLLSARASAADYRLANPARLGDDPAELTALLDGVDLVVVRILGGYRMWQQGLDTLLAGDVPVVALGGEALPDADLMARSTVPQGIATEAHAYLAQGGPDNLRELHAFLGDTVLLTGQGFAPPAEQPTWGVLERDAREVDGPTVAVLYYRAHQLSGNTAFVEGLCAAIEDAGGVPLPVYCASLRTADAELLRTLGRADALLVTVLAAGGTRPAEVSAGGDDDAWDVGALAALDVPIIQALALTSDRRTWAESDDGLSPLDAATQVAVPEFDGRLITVPFSFKETDADGLPHYVADPERARRVAGIAVRHARLRHVPPAQRRIAVVLSAYPTKHARVGNAVGLDTPASAVRLLRELRDRGYDVGPVDGPDALPGLVPGGDGDDADGDRFIHALIAAGGQDPEWLTEEKLAGNPVRVPAATYRRWFDALPEDLREAMTEHWGPAPGELFVDRSANPDGDIVLAGLRAGNVLLMIQPPRGFGENPVAIYHDPDLPPTHHYLAAYRWLDEEFGAHAVVHLGKHGSLEWLPGKNIGLSASCGPDAVLGELPLIYPFLVNDPGEGAQAKRRAHATIVDHLVPPMARAESYGDIARLEQLLDEYANISTMDPAKLPAIRQQIWTLIQAARLDHDLGLDQRPHDAEFDEFLLHVDGWLCEIKDAQIRDGLHVLGAAPTGEARVNLILAILRARQVFGGQVGAVPGLRTALGLDETTAEQTAEVDRVEALARRLAEAMERHGWAPEAVAGVCAEVLGDDAPQGEAVRAVLTFAATEVAPRLAGTTGELDAVLHALDGGYVPAGPSGSPLRGLVNVLPTGRNFYTVDPKAIPSRLAWETGQAMATSLAERYRRDTGEWPRSVGLSVWGTSAMRTAGDDIAEVLALIGVQPTWDEMSRRVTGFEVVPLADLGRPRIDVTVRISGFFRDAFPHVVLLLDDAIRAVAALDEPDEENYLAAHARADLGEHGDERRATTRIFGSQPGAYGAGLLPLIDSGNWRDDADLAEVYTVWGGFAYGRGLEGRPARQDMESAYRRIAVAAKNTDTREHDIADSDDYFQYHGGMIATVRALTGQAPRAYIGDSTTPDAVRTRSLTEETARVFRARVVNPRWMAAMRRHGYKGAFEMAATVDYLFGYDATAGVVTDWMYEQLAQSYVLDEENQRFLRRSNPWALRGIVERLTEAADRGLWAKPDPELMDALRQAYLEVEGDLEDGD; encoded by the coding sequence ATGTCTGGCCGCGACGTCTCGATCCTGCTCTTGTCCACCTCGGACACCGACCTGCTGAGCGCGCGGGCCAGCGCGGCGGACTACCGGCTGGCCAACCCGGCCCGGCTCGGCGACGACCCGGCCGAGCTGACCGCGCTGCTCGACGGCGTCGACCTGGTGGTCGTCCGGATCCTCGGCGGTTACCGGATGTGGCAGCAGGGGCTGGACACCCTGCTCGCCGGGGACGTTCCGGTGGTGGCGCTCGGCGGCGAGGCGCTGCCCGACGCGGACCTGATGGCCCGCTCCACGGTGCCGCAGGGCATCGCCACCGAGGCGCACGCCTACCTCGCCCAGGGCGGACCGGACAATCTCCGCGAACTGCACGCCTTCCTCGGCGACACGGTGCTGCTGACCGGGCAGGGCTTCGCGCCGCCGGCCGAGCAGCCCACCTGGGGGGTGCTGGAGCGGGACGCCCGCGAGGTCGACGGGCCGACCGTGGCGGTCCTCTACTACCGGGCGCACCAGCTCAGCGGCAACACCGCGTTCGTCGAGGGGCTCTGCGCGGCGATCGAGGACGCCGGCGGGGTGCCGCTGCCGGTGTACTGCGCGAGCCTGCGTACCGCCGACGCCGAGCTGTTGCGCACCCTCGGCCGGGCGGACGCGCTGCTGGTCACGGTGCTCGCCGCCGGTGGCACCCGACCGGCGGAGGTGTCCGCCGGTGGGGACGACGACGCCTGGGACGTGGGCGCGCTGGCCGCGTTGGACGTGCCGATCATCCAGGCGCTCGCGCTGACCAGCGACCGGCGGACGTGGGCCGAGAGCGACGACGGGCTGAGCCCGCTGGACGCCGCCACCCAGGTCGCGGTGCCGGAGTTCGACGGTCGGCTGATCACCGTGCCGTTCTCGTTCAAGGAGACCGACGCCGACGGGCTGCCGCACTACGTGGCCGACCCGGAGCGGGCCCGGCGGGTGGCCGGCATCGCCGTGCGGCACGCCCGGCTGCGGCACGTCCCGCCGGCGCAGCGGCGCATCGCGGTGGTGCTCTCGGCGTACCCGACCAAGCACGCGCGGGTGGGCAACGCGGTCGGCCTGGACACCCCGGCCAGCGCGGTCCGCCTGCTGCGGGAGCTGCGCGACCGGGGGTACGACGTCGGCCCGGTCGACGGTCCCGACGCGCTGCCTGGTCTGGTACCCGGCGGGGACGGCGACGACGCCGACGGCGACCGTTTCATCCACGCCCTGATCGCCGCCGGTGGGCAGGATCCGGAGTGGCTCACCGAGGAGAAGCTGGCCGGCAACCCGGTGCGGGTGCCGGCGGCCACCTACCGCCGCTGGTTCGACGCGCTGCCGGAGGACCTGCGGGAGGCGATGACCGAGCACTGGGGTCCGGCCCCGGGTGAGCTGTTCGTCGACCGGTCGGCCAACCCCGACGGGGACATCGTGCTGGCCGGTCTGCGCGCCGGGAACGTGCTGCTGATGATCCAGCCGCCGCGCGGGTTCGGGGAGAACCCGGTGGCCATCTACCACGACCCGGACCTCCCGCCGACGCACCACTACCTGGCCGCCTACCGGTGGCTGGACGAGGAGTTCGGCGCGCACGCCGTGGTGCACCTGGGCAAGCACGGCTCGCTGGAGTGGCTGCCCGGCAAGAACATCGGCCTCTCCGCCTCGTGCGGGCCGGACGCCGTCCTCGGCGAGCTGCCGCTGATCTACCCGTTCCTGGTCAACGACCCGGGTGAGGGCGCGCAGGCCAAGCGCCGGGCGCACGCCACCATCGTCGACCACCTGGTCCCGCCGATGGCGCGGGCGGAGAGCTACGGCGACATCGCCCGGCTGGAGCAGTTGCTCGACGAGTACGCCAACATCTCCACCATGGACCCGGCGAAGCTGCCGGCGATCCGCCAGCAGATCTGGACGCTCATCCAGGCTGCCCGCCTCGACCACGACCTCGGGCTGGACCAGCGCCCGCACGACGCCGAGTTCGACGAGTTCCTGCTGCACGTCGACGGCTGGCTCTGCGAGATCAAGGACGCGCAGATCCGCGACGGCCTGCACGTGCTCGGGGCGGCGCCGACCGGGGAGGCACGGGTCAACCTGATCCTGGCCATCCTGCGCGCCCGGCAGGTCTTCGGCGGCCAGGTCGGCGCGGTGCCTGGGCTGCGGACCGCGCTCGGGCTGGACGAGACGACCGCCGAGCAGACCGCCGAGGTGGACCGGGTCGAGGCCCTCGCCCGGCGACTCGCCGAGGCGATGGAACGGCACGGCTGGGCTCCGGAGGCCGTGGCCGGGGTCTGCGCCGAGGTGCTCGGCGACGACGCGCCGCAGGGCGAGGCCGTCCGGGCGGTGCTGACCTTCGCCGCGACCGAGGTCGCGCCCCGCCTCGCCGGCACCACCGGCGAGCTGGACGCGGTGCTGCACGCCCTCGACGGCGGGTACGTCCCGGCCGGGCCGAGCGGCTCCCCGCTGCGCGGGCTGGTCAACGTGCTGCCGACCGGCCGGAACTTCTACACCGTCGACCCGAAGGCGATCCCGAGCCGGCTGGCCTGGGAGACCGGGCAGGCGATGGCCACCTCGCTGGCGGAGCGGTACCGCCGGGACACCGGCGAGTGGCCCCGGTCGGTCGGGCTCTCGGTGTGGGGCACCTCGGCGATGCGCACCGCCGGCGACGACATCGCCGAGGTCCTCGCGCTGATCGGCGTGCAGCCGACCTGGGACGAGATGTCCCGGCGGGTCACCGGCTTCGAGGTCGTGCCCCTCGCCGACCTGGGTCGGCCCCGCATCGACGTGACGGTACGGATCAGCGGGTTCTTCCGGGACGCCTTCCCGCACGTGGTGCTCCTGCTCGACGACGCGATCCGGGCCGTGGCGGCCCTCGACGAGCCGGACGAGGAGAACTACCTCGCCGCGCACGCCCGCGCCGACCTCGGTGAGCACGGCGACGAGCGGCGGGCCACCACCCGGATCTTCGGCTCCCAGCCCGGGGCGTACGGGGCGGGCCTGCTGCCGCTGATCGACAGCGGAAACTGGCGGGACGACGCCGACCTGGCCGAGGTGTACACCGTCTGGGGCGGCTTCGCCTACGGACGCGGCCTGGAGGGTCGCCCGGCCCGGCAGGACATGGAGTCGGCGTACCGGCGGATCGCGGTGGCGGCGAAGAACACCGACACCCGCGAGCACGACATCGCCGACTCCGACGACTACTTCCAGTACCACGGCGGCATGATCGCCACGGTGCGGGCGTTGACCGGGCAGGCGCCCCGGGCGTACATCGGCGACAGCACCACGCCGGACGCGGTGCGGACCCGGTCGCTGACCGAGGAGACCGCGCGGGTGTTCCGGGCCCGGGTGGTGAACCCGCGGTGGATGGCGGCGATGCGCCGGCACGGCTACAAGGGCGCGTTCGAGATGGCCGCGACCGTCGACTACCTCTTCGGCTACGACGCCACCGCCGGAGTGGTCACCGACTGGATGTACGAGCAGCTCGCCCAGAGCTACGTGCTGGACGAGGAGAACCAGCGCTTCCTGCGCCGGTCGAACCCGTGGGCGCTGCGCGGCATCGTCGAGCGGCTCACCGAGGCCGCCGACCGGGGACTGTGGGCCAAGCCCGATCCGGAGCTGATGGACGCGCTGCGGCAGGCGTACCTGGAGGTCGAGGGCGACCTGGAGGACGGCGACTGA